One part of the Arachidicoccus terrestris genome encodes these proteins:
- a CDS encoding S1C family serine protease, whose protein sequence is MSEQLLIESLERYFNDEMLPEEKAYFEQMRQDNPELDQMVVTHKIFMGKMAEFAERQKLMTQLSSTHDHLLEKGAIAEDQKKISKGKIRQLWHRYKKTTAIAACIAGLTALIISGVISTFGPASRQTIELLSRDIEQLKKTQDYQYTQIKEATKLPEGAVVKSGGSAFMIDGKGYLLTNAHVLKGSSAVVANADGQEFKTSIVYVDHAKDLAVLKITDSDYEPVKTLPYDLKSTSVNLGAEVFTLGYPRNDITYNKGYLSAVSGFDGDTSTVQISLLANPGNSGGPVFNRYGDIIGILSTREANAQGVTFAIKSKEIVQSLESWNDKDTSAVNAAVLNGSRNLKGMNRENQLKSLQQYVYNVKAYN, encoded by the coding sequence ATGAGTGAACAATTATTAATAGAGAGTCTGGAGCGTTACTTCAACGACGAAATGCTTCCTGAGGAAAAAGCCTATTTTGAGCAAATGCGCCAGGATAATCCGGAACTGGATCAGATGGTCGTTACCCATAAGATATTTATGGGCAAGATGGCAGAATTTGCAGAACGCCAAAAACTGATGACTCAGTTGAGCAGTACACATGACCATTTGCTGGAGAAAGGTGCCATCGCTGAGGATCAAAAAAAGATCTCGAAAGGCAAGATCAGACAACTCTGGCATCGTTATAAAAAGACAACCGCAATTGCGGCCTGCATTGCAGGCCTTACGGCACTTATTATCAGCGGCGTGATCTCCACTTTCGGCCCGGCCAGCCGACAGACAATTGAGCTTTTAAGCCGGGATATTGAACAATTGAAAAAGACACAGGATTATCAGTATACACAGATCAAGGAGGCTACCAAGTTGCCGGAAGGCGCTGTCGTAAAAAGCGGGGGATCTGCCTTTATGATTGACGGAAAGGGTTATCTATTGACTAATGCACATGTATTGAAAGGTAGCAGCGCAGTGGTAGCCAACGCTGATGGCCAGGAATTTAAGACCTCTATTGTCTACGTTGATCATGCAAAAGATCTGGCAGTATTGAAAATCACCGACAGCGATTATGAGCCCGTCAAAACGCTCCCCTATGATCTGAAAAGCACCAGTGTAAATCTGGGAGCGGAGGTTTTTACATTGGGGTATCCCCGCAATGACATCACCTATAACAAAGGATATCTGAGTGCCGTTTCCGGTTTTGATGGTGACACTTCCACTGTGCAGATCTCATTATTGGCAAACCCTGGTAACTCAGGGGGGCCAGTTTTTAATCGATATGGAGATATTATCGGCATTTTAAGTACCCGGGAAGCGAATGCACAAGGTGTCACCTTTGCCATCAAATCAAAGGAGATTGTTCAGTCTCTTGAATCATGGAACGATAAGGATACCAGCGCAGTCAATGCTGCCGTACTGAATGGCAGCCGTAATCTGAAAGGTATGAACAGAGAAAATCAGCTTAAATCTCTACAACAATACGTGTATAACGTCAAAGCATACAACTAA